From a single Nitrogeniibacter mangrovi genomic region:
- a CDS encoding PDR/VanB family oxidoreductase, producing the protein MQNQEPRDLLRLTVADVACEACDILRIELRARDNRVLPGFEAGAHVEIRLPGGMVRHYSLLNDPAERDRYCIAVARVSDGRGGSALIHQQLRVGMEVLVSAPRNNFPLDGSDAPCVFIAGGIGITPFLSMIRTCVRIGRPWQLHYGTRNRLRAAFYEVLTAEFPRQCHLHFDDEAGGAPLEVASLIEAVPVHSHLYCCGPTPMMEAVKHATADWPAEQIHFEWFSSPELPNRAESAFDVIIASTGARYPVPPGKSILEVLEAHGALVPAACREGLCATCRTRVLEGVPEHRDCVLTQAEREANDQMLICVSRALSDKIVLDL; encoded by the coding sequence ATGCAAAACCAGGAGCCGAGAGATCTGCTGCGACTGACCGTGGCCGATGTTGCGTGTGAGGCTTGCGACATTCTCCGGATTGAACTGCGCGCCCGGGACAACCGGGTCTTGCCAGGCTTTGAAGCCGGGGCGCATGTGGAGATCCGGTTGCCGGGCGGCATGGTGCGGCATTATTCACTCTTGAACGATCCGGCCGAACGGGATCGCTACTGCATTGCCGTCGCGCGGGTGTCAGATGGACGCGGCGGTTCGGCTCTCATTCATCAGCAGTTGAGAGTGGGCATGGAAGTGCTGGTCTCGGCGCCGCGCAACAATTTTCCGCTCGATGGCAGCGATGCCCCGTGCGTCTTCATTGCCGGTGGTATCGGCATCACGCCCTTTCTTTCGATGATCCGGACCTGCGTGCGCATAGGGCGTCCGTGGCAGCTTCATTACGGAACGCGCAACCGCCTTCGGGCAGCCTTCTATGAGGTTCTGACCGCGGAGTTTCCGAGGCAGTGTCATTTGCATTTCGACGACGAGGCCGGTGGTGCGCCTCTTGAGGTCGCGTCACTGATCGAGGCGGTGCCCGTTCACTCGCACCTCTATTGCTGTGGCCCGACGCCGATGATGGAGGCCGTGAAGCACGCGACGGCCGATTGGCCGGCCGAACAGATCCACTTCGAGTGGTTCTCGTCTCCCGAGTTGCCCAACCGCGCGGAATCCGCCTTCGACGTGATCATCGCCAGTACCGGTGCGCGTTATCCGGTGCCACCGGGAAAGTCGATTCTGGAGGTGCTCGAAGCCCACGGCGCCCTGGTGCCTGCCGCGTGTCGCGAAGGCTTGTGCGCCACCTGCAGGACCCGTGTACTCGAGGGCGTGCCCGAGCACCGGGATTGCGTGTTGACCCAAGCCGAGCGCGAGGCCAACGATCAGATGCTCATCTGCGTGTCCCGGGCGTTGTCCGACAAGATCGTGCTCGATCTGTGA